In the genome of Neofelis nebulosa isolate mNeoNeb1 chromosome 8, mNeoNeb1.pri, whole genome shotgun sequence, one region contains:
- the PRDM4 gene encoding PR domain zinc finger protein 4 isoform X1, translating into MHHRMNEMNLSPVGMEQLTSSSVSNALPGSGSHLGLAASPTHNAIPAPGLPVAIPNLGPSLSSLPSALSLMLPMGIGDRGVMCGLPERNYTLPPPPYPHLESSYFRTILPGILSYLADRPPPQYIHPNSINVDGNTALSIANNASALDPYQSNGNVGLEPGIVSIDSRSVNTHGAQSLHPSDGHEVALDTTITMENVSRVTSPISTDGMAEELTMDGVAGEHAQIPNGSRSHEPLSVDSVSNNLAADTVGHGGVIPIHGNGLELPVVMETDHIASRVNGMSDSALSDSIHTVAMSTNSVSVALSTSHNLASLESVSLHEVGLSLEPVAVSSITQEVAMGTGHVDVSSDSLSFVPPSLQMEDSNSNKENMATLFTIWCTLCDRAYPSDCPDHGPVTFVPDTPIESRARLSLPKQLVLRQSVVGAEVGVWTGETIPVRTCFGPLIGQQSHSMEVAEWTDKAVNHIWKIYHNGVLEFCIITTDENECNWMMFVRKARNREEQNLVAYPHDGKIYFCTSQDIPPENELLFYYSRDYAQQIGVPEHPDVHLCNCGKECNSYTEFKAHLTSHIHNHLHSQGHSSSHGPSHSKERKWKCSMCPQAFISPSKLHVHFMGHMGMKPHKCDFCSKAFSDPSNLRTHLKIHTGQKNYRCTLCDKSFTQKAHLESHMVIHTGEKNLKCDYCDKLFMRRQDLKQHVLIHTQERQIKCPKCDKLFLRTNHLKKHLNSHEGKRDYVCEKCTKAYLTKYHLTRHLKTCKGPTSSSSAQEEEEEDDSEEEELADSVGTEDCRINSAVYSADESLSAHK; encoded by the exons ATGCATCACAG GATGAATGAAATGAACCTGAGCCCAGTGGGGATGGAGCAGCTGACTTCATCCTCTGTGAGCAATGCCTTGCCAGGCTCAGGGAGTCACCTAGGGTTGGCTGCCTCACCCACTCACAATGCCATCCCTGCCCCAG GCCTGCCAGTGGCAATTCCAAACCTGGGTCCCTCCCTGAGCTCTCTGCCTTCTGCTTTGTCTCTGATGCTCCCAATGGGTATTGGGGATCGAGGGGTGATGTGTGGGTTACCCGAAAGAAACTACACCCTACCTCCACCACCTTACCCCCACCTGGAGAGCAGTTACTTCAGAACCATTCTACCTG GCATTTTATCTTATTTAGCTGACAGACCACCACCTCAGTATATCCACCCTAACTCTATAAATGTTGATGGTAATACAGCATTATCTATCGCCAATAACGCTTCAGCTCTAGATCCCTATCAGTCCAATGGAAATGTTGGATTAGAACCAGGCATTGTTTCAATAGACTCTCGCTCTGTGAACACACATGGTGCCCAAAGTCTTCATCCCAGTGATGGCCATGAGGTGGCCTTGGACACAACAATCACTATGGAGAACGTCTCTAGGGTTACCAGCCCAATCTCTACAGATGGAATGGCAGAAGAGCTTACAATGGACGGAGTTGCAGGCGAGCATGCCCAAATCCCAAATGGCTCCAGAAGTCATGAACCTCTGTCTGTAGATTCTGTGAGCAACAACCTTGCAGCAGACACTGTAGGACATGGTGGTGTGATACCCATTCATGGGAATGGTCTGGAGCTCCCTGTGGTCATGGAGACAGACCACATTGCAAGTCGGGTCAACGGGATGTCCGACAGTGCCCTCAGTGACTCCATCCACACCGTGGCCATGAGCACCAACTCTGTAAGCGTGGCACTCTCTACCTCACACAACCTCGCCTCCTTAGAATCTGTTTCCCTCCATGAAGTTGGCCTAAGCCTAGAACCTGTGGCTGTCTCCTCCATCACCCAGGAGGTTGCTATGGGGACAGGTCATGTAGATGTATCTTCAGACAGTCTTTCTTTTGTACCACCTTCACTGCAAATGGAAGACTCCAATTCAAACAAGGAAAATATGGCAACCTTGTTTACAATTT GGTGCACGCTCTGTGACCGAGCCTATCCCTCAGACTGCCCTGATCACGGACCAGTGACTTTTGTTCCTGACACTCCAATAGAGAGCAGGGCGAGGCTTTCTCTCCCAAAGCAGCTTGTTCTTCGCCAGTCAGTTGTGGGAGCAGAAGTTG GTGTATGGACTGGAGAAACCATTCCTGTGCGGACTTGCTTTGGGCCTCTCATTGGCCAGCAGAGTCACTCCATGGAAGTAGCAGAATGGACAGACAAGGCGGTTAACCATATATGGAAG ATATACCACAACGGTGTCCTAGAATTCTGCATCATTACAACTGATGAAAATGAATGTAATTGGATGATGTTTGTGCGCAAAGCCAG GAACCGGGAAGAACAGAATTTGGTGGCTTATCCCCATGATGGAAAAATCTATTTCTGCACTTCACAAGATATCCCTCCTGAAAATGAACTGCTTTTTTATTACAGCCGGGATTATGCTCAGCAGATTG gtgtTCCTGAACACCCAGATGTGCACCTCTGTAACTGTGGCAAGGAGTGCAATTCCTATACAGAGTTCAAAGCTCACCTTACCAGCCACATCCATAACCATCTTCATAGCCAGGGCCACAGCAGCAGCCATGGACCAAGCCACAGCAAAGAGAGGAAGTGGAAGTGCTCCATGTGCCCCCAggcttttatctctccttccaaaCTTCACGTCCACTTTATGGGTCACATGGGTATGAAGCCCCACAAGTGTGATTTCTGTAGCAAGGCTTTTAGTGATCCCAGTAACCTGCGGACCCACCTCAAGATACATACAG GTCAGAAGAACTACAGATGTACTTTGTGTGACAAGTCTTTCACCCAAAAGGCTCACCTTGAGTCCCACATGGTTATCCACACGGGCGAGAAGAATCTCAAGTGTGATTACTGCGACAAGTTGTTCATGCGGAGGCAGGACCTCAAGCAACACGTACTCATCCACACACA AGAGCGCCAGATCAAGTGTCCCAAGTGTGATAAGCTGTTCTTGAGAACAAATCATTTAAAGAAACATCTCAATTCTCACGAAGGAAAACGCGATTATGTCTGTGAAAAGTGTACAAAGGCTTATCTTACCAAATATCATCTCACCCGCCACCTGAAAACCTgcaaaggtcccacctccagtTCATCAGcacaagaggaggaagaagaggatgaCTCCGAGGAGGAAGAGCTAGCAGACTCTGTGGGGACAGAAGACTGTCGAATTAACAGTGCTGTGTATTCGGCAGATGAGTCTCTCTCGGCACATAAATAA
- the PRDM4 gene encoding PR domain zinc finger protein 4 isoform X2, which produces MHHRMNEMNLSPVGMEQLTSSSVSNALPGSGSHLGLAASPTHNAIPAPGLPVAIPNLGPSLSSLPSALSLMLPMGIGDRGVMCGLPERNYTLPPPPYPHLESSYFRTILPGILSYLADRPPPQYIHPNSINVDGNTALSIANNASALDPYQSNGNVGLEPGIVSIDSRSVNTHGAQSLHPSDGHEVALDTTITMENVSRVTSPISTDGMAEELTMDGVAGEHAQIPNGSRSHEPLSVDSVSNNLAADTVGHGGVIPIHGNGLELPVVMETDHIASRVNGMSDSALSDSIHTVAMSTNSVSVALSTSHNLASLESVSLHEVGLSLEPVAVSSITQEVAMGTGHVDVSSDSLSFVPPSLQMEDSNSNKENMATLFTIWCTLCDRAYPSDCPDHGPVTFVPDTPIESRARLSLPKQLVLRQSVVGAEVGVWTGETIPVRTCFGPLIGQQSHSMEVAEWTDKAVNHIWKIYHNGVLEFCIITTDENECNWMMFVRKARNREEQNLVAYPHDGKIYFCTSQDIPPENELLFYYSRDYAQQIGVPEHPDVHLCNCGKECNSYTEFKAHLTSHIHNHLHSQGHSSSHGPSHSKERKWKCSMCPQAFISPSKLHVHFMGHMGMKPHKCDFCSKAFSDPSNLRTHLKIHTGQKNYRCTLCDKSFTQKAHLESHMVIHTGEKNLKCDYCDKLFMRRQDLKQHVLIHTHIMPTGEYTEIKDTDLVFKELEVR; this is translated from the exons ATGCATCACAG GATGAATGAAATGAACCTGAGCCCAGTGGGGATGGAGCAGCTGACTTCATCCTCTGTGAGCAATGCCTTGCCAGGCTCAGGGAGTCACCTAGGGTTGGCTGCCTCACCCACTCACAATGCCATCCCTGCCCCAG GCCTGCCAGTGGCAATTCCAAACCTGGGTCCCTCCCTGAGCTCTCTGCCTTCTGCTTTGTCTCTGATGCTCCCAATGGGTATTGGGGATCGAGGGGTGATGTGTGGGTTACCCGAAAGAAACTACACCCTACCTCCACCACCTTACCCCCACCTGGAGAGCAGTTACTTCAGAACCATTCTACCTG GCATTTTATCTTATTTAGCTGACAGACCACCACCTCAGTATATCCACCCTAACTCTATAAATGTTGATGGTAATACAGCATTATCTATCGCCAATAACGCTTCAGCTCTAGATCCCTATCAGTCCAATGGAAATGTTGGATTAGAACCAGGCATTGTTTCAATAGACTCTCGCTCTGTGAACACACATGGTGCCCAAAGTCTTCATCCCAGTGATGGCCATGAGGTGGCCTTGGACACAACAATCACTATGGAGAACGTCTCTAGGGTTACCAGCCCAATCTCTACAGATGGAATGGCAGAAGAGCTTACAATGGACGGAGTTGCAGGCGAGCATGCCCAAATCCCAAATGGCTCCAGAAGTCATGAACCTCTGTCTGTAGATTCTGTGAGCAACAACCTTGCAGCAGACACTGTAGGACATGGTGGTGTGATACCCATTCATGGGAATGGTCTGGAGCTCCCTGTGGTCATGGAGACAGACCACATTGCAAGTCGGGTCAACGGGATGTCCGACAGTGCCCTCAGTGACTCCATCCACACCGTGGCCATGAGCACCAACTCTGTAAGCGTGGCACTCTCTACCTCACACAACCTCGCCTCCTTAGAATCTGTTTCCCTCCATGAAGTTGGCCTAAGCCTAGAACCTGTGGCTGTCTCCTCCATCACCCAGGAGGTTGCTATGGGGACAGGTCATGTAGATGTATCTTCAGACAGTCTTTCTTTTGTACCACCTTCACTGCAAATGGAAGACTCCAATTCAAACAAGGAAAATATGGCAACCTTGTTTACAATTT GGTGCACGCTCTGTGACCGAGCCTATCCCTCAGACTGCCCTGATCACGGACCAGTGACTTTTGTTCCTGACACTCCAATAGAGAGCAGGGCGAGGCTTTCTCTCCCAAAGCAGCTTGTTCTTCGCCAGTCAGTTGTGGGAGCAGAAGTTG GTGTATGGACTGGAGAAACCATTCCTGTGCGGACTTGCTTTGGGCCTCTCATTGGCCAGCAGAGTCACTCCATGGAAGTAGCAGAATGGACAGACAAGGCGGTTAACCATATATGGAAG ATATACCACAACGGTGTCCTAGAATTCTGCATCATTACAACTGATGAAAATGAATGTAATTGGATGATGTTTGTGCGCAAAGCCAG GAACCGGGAAGAACAGAATTTGGTGGCTTATCCCCATGATGGAAAAATCTATTTCTGCACTTCACAAGATATCCCTCCTGAAAATGAACTGCTTTTTTATTACAGCCGGGATTATGCTCAGCAGATTG gtgtTCCTGAACACCCAGATGTGCACCTCTGTAACTGTGGCAAGGAGTGCAATTCCTATACAGAGTTCAAAGCTCACCTTACCAGCCACATCCATAACCATCTTCATAGCCAGGGCCACAGCAGCAGCCATGGACCAAGCCACAGCAAAGAGAGGAAGTGGAAGTGCTCCATGTGCCCCCAggcttttatctctccttccaaaCTTCACGTCCACTTTATGGGTCACATGGGTATGAAGCCCCACAAGTGTGATTTCTGTAGCAAGGCTTTTAGTGATCCCAGTAACCTGCGGACCCACCTCAAGATACATACAG GTCAGAAGAACTACAGATGTACTTTGTGTGACAAGTCTTTCACCCAAAAGGCTCACCTTGAGTCCCACATGGTTATCCACACGGGCGAGAAGAATCTCAAGTGTGATTACTGCGACAAGTTGTTCATGCGGAGGCAGGACCTCAAGCAACACGTACTCATCCACACACA CATTATGCCAACTGGTGAatacacagagataaaagacacaGACCTTGTCTTTAAAGAGCTCGAAGTCCGGTAA
- the PRDM4 gene encoding PR domain zinc finger protein 4 isoform X5 → MHHRMNEMNLSPVGMEQLTSSSVSNALPGSGSHLGLAASPTHNAIPAPGLPVAIPNLGPSLSSLPSALSLMLPMGIGDRGVMCGLPERNYTLPPPPYPHLESSYFRTILPGILSYLADRPPPQYIHPNSINVDGNTALSIANNASALDPYQSNGNVGLEPGIVSIDSRSVNTHGAQSLHPSDGHEVALDTTITMENVSRVTSPISTDGMAEELTMDGVAGEHAQIPNGSRSHEPLSVDSVSNNLAADTVGHGGVIPIHGNGLELPVVMETDHIASRVNGMSDSALSDSIHTVAMSTNSVSVALSTSHNLASLESVSLHEVGLSLEPVAVSSITQEVAMGTGHVDVSSDSLSFVPPSLQMEDSNSNKENMATLFTIWCTLCDRAYPSDCPDHGPVTFVPDTPIESRARLSLPKQLVLRQSVVGAEVGVWTGETIPVRTCFGPLIGQQSHSMEVAEWTDKAVNHIWKIYHNGVLEFCIITTDENECNWMMFVRKARNREEQNLVAYPHDGKIYFCTSQDIPPENELLFYYSRDYAQQIGVPEHPDVHLCNCGKECNSYTEFKAHLTSHIHNHLHSQGHSSSHGPSHSKERKWKCSMCPQAFISPSKLHVHFMGHMGMKPHKCDFCSKAFSDPSNLRTHLKIHTDFISCVSYKQ, encoded by the exons ATGCATCACAG GATGAATGAAATGAACCTGAGCCCAGTGGGGATGGAGCAGCTGACTTCATCCTCTGTGAGCAATGCCTTGCCAGGCTCAGGGAGTCACCTAGGGTTGGCTGCCTCACCCACTCACAATGCCATCCCTGCCCCAG GCCTGCCAGTGGCAATTCCAAACCTGGGTCCCTCCCTGAGCTCTCTGCCTTCTGCTTTGTCTCTGATGCTCCCAATGGGTATTGGGGATCGAGGGGTGATGTGTGGGTTACCCGAAAGAAACTACACCCTACCTCCACCACCTTACCCCCACCTGGAGAGCAGTTACTTCAGAACCATTCTACCTG GCATTTTATCTTATTTAGCTGACAGACCACCACCTCAGTATATCCACCCTAACTCTATAAATGTTGATGGTAATACAGCATTATCTATCGCCAATAACGCTTCAGCTCTAGATCCCTATCAGTCCAATGGAAATGTTGGATTAGAACCAGGCATTGTTTCAATAGACTCTCGCTCTGTGAACACACATGGTGCCCAAAGTCTTCATCCCAGTGATGGCCATGAGGTGGCCTTGGACACAACAATCACTATGGAGAACGTCTCTAGGGTTACCAGCCCAATCTCTACAGATGGAATGGCAGAAGAGCTTACAATGGACGGAGTTGCAGGCGAGCATGCCCAAATCCCAAATGGCTCCAGAAGTCATGAACCTCTGTCTGTAGATTCTGTGAGCAACAACCTTGCAGCAGACACTGTAGGACATGGTGGTGTGATACCCATTCATGGGAATGGTCTGGAGCTCCCTGTGGTCATGGAGACAGACCACATTGCAAGTCGGGTCAACGGGATGTCCGACAGTGCCCTCAGTGACTCCATCCACACCGTGGCCATGAGCACCAACTCTGTAAGCGTGGCACTCTCTACCTCACACAACCTCGCCTCCTTAGAATCTGTTTCCCTCCATGAAGTTGGCCTAAGCCTAGAACCTGTGGCTGTCTCCTCCATCACCCAGGAGGTTGCTATGGGGACAGGTCATGTAGATGTATCTTCAGACAGTCTTTCTTTTGTACCACCTTCACTGCAAATGGAAGACTCCAATTCAAACAAGGAAAATATGGCAACCTTGTTTACAATTT GGTGCACGCTCTGTGACCGAGCCTATCCCTCAGACTGCCCTGATCACGGACCAGTGACTTTTGTTCCTGACACTCCAATAGAGAGCAGGGCGAGGCTTTCTCTCCCAAAGCAGCTTGTTCTTCGCCAGTCAGTTGTGGGAGCAGAAGTTG GTGTATGGACTGGAGAAACCATTCCTGTGCGGACTTGCTTTGGGCCTCTCATTGGCCAGCAGAGTCACTCCATGGAAGTAGCAGAATGGACAGACAAGGCGGTTAACCATATATGGAAG ATATACCACAACGGTGTCCTAGAATTCTGCATCATTACAACTGATGAAAATGAATGTAATTGGATGATGTTTGTGCGCAAAGCCAG GAACCGGGAAGAACAGAATTTGGTGGCTTATCCCCATGATGGAAAAATCTATTTCTGCACTTCACAAGATATCCCTCCTGAAAATGAACTGCTTTTTTATTACAGCCGGGATTATGCTCAGCAGATTG gtgtTCCTGAACACCCAGATGTGCACCTCTGTAACTGTGGCAAGGAGTGCAATTCCTATACAGAGTTCAAAGCTCACCTTACCAGCCACATCCATAACCATCTTCATAGCCAGGGCCACAGCAGCAGCCATGGACCAAGCCACAGCAAAGAGAGGAAGTGGAAGTGCTCCATGTGCCCCCAggcttttatctctccttccaaaCTTCACGTCCACTTTATGGGTCACATGGGTATGAAGCCCCACAAGTGTGATTTCTGTAGCAAGGCTTTTAGTGATCCCAGTAACCTGCGGACCCACCTCAAGATACATACAG attttatatcctgtgtcagctataaacagtaa
- the PRDM4 gene encoding PR domain zinc finger protein 4 isoform X3, whose protein sequence is MHHRMNEMNLSPVGMEQLTSSSVSNALPGSGSHLGLAASPTHNAIPAPGLPVAIPNLGPSLSSLPSALSLMLPMGIGDRGVMCGLPERNYTLPPPPYPHLESSYFRTILPGILSYLADRPPPQYIHPNSINVDGNTALSIANNASALDPYQSNGNVGLEPGIVSIDSRSVNTHGAQSLHPSDGHEVALDTTITMENVSRVTSPISTDGMAEELTMDGVAGEHAQIPNGSRSHEPLSVDSVSNNLAADTVGHGGVIPIHGNGLELPVVMETDHIASRVNGMSDSALSDSIHTVAMSTNSVSVALSTSHNLASLESVSLHEVGLSLEPVAVSSITQEVAMGTGHVDVSSDSLSFVPPSLQMEDSNSNKENMATLFTIWCTLCDRAYPSDCPDHGPVTFVPDTPIESRARLSLPKQLVLRQSVVGAEVGVWTGETIPVRTCFGPLIGQQSHSMEVAEWTDKAVNHIWKIYHNGVLEFCIITTDENECNWMMFVRKARNREEQNLVAYPHDGKIYFCTSQDIPPENELLFYYSRDYAQQIGVPEHPDVHLCNCGKECNSYTEFKAHLTSHIHNHLHSQGHSSSHGPSHSKERKWKCSMCPQAFISPSKLHVHFMGHMGMKPHKCDFCSKAFSDPSNLRTHLKIHTGQKNYRCTLCDKSFTQKAHLESHMVIHTGEKNLKCDYCDKLFMRRQDLKQHVLIHTQFFLVFLLESARSSVPSVISCS, encoded by the exons ATGCATCACAG GATGAATGAAATGAACCTGAGCCCAGTGGGGATGGAGCAGCTGACTTCATCCTCTGTGAGCAATGCCTTGCCAGGCTCAGGGAGTCACCTAGGGTTGGCTGCCTCACCCACTCACAATGCCATCCCTGCCCCAG GCCTGCCAGTGGCAATTCCAAACCTGGGTCCCTCCCTGAGCTCTCTGCCTTCTGCTTTGTCTCTGATGCTCCCAATGGGTATTGGGGATCGAGGGGTGATGTGTGGGTTACCCGAAAGAAACTACACCCTACCTCCACCACCTTACCCCCACCTGGAGAGCAGTTACTTCAGAACCATTCTACCTG GCATTTTATCTTATTTAGCTGACAGACCACCACCTCAGTATATCCACCCTAACTCTATAAATGTTGATGGTAATACAGCATTATCTATCGCCAATAACGCTTCAGCTCTAGATCCCTATCAGTCCAATGGAAATGTTGGATTAGAACCAGGCATTGTTTCAATAGACTCTCGCTCTGTGAACACACATGGTGCCCAAAGTCTTCATCCCAGTGATGGCCATGAGGTGGCCTTGGACACAACAATCACTATGGAGAACGTCTCTAGGGTTACCAGCCCAATCTCTACAGATGGAATGGCAGAAGAGCTTACAATGGACGGAGTTGCAGGCGAGCATGCCCAAATCCCAAATGGCTCCAGAAGTCATGAACCTCTGTCTGTAGATTCTGTGAGCAACAACCTTGCAGCAGACACTGTAGGACATGGTGGTGTGATACCCATTCATGGGAATGGTCTGGAGCTCCCTGTGGTCATGGAGACAGACCACATTGCAAGTCGGGTCAACGGGATGTCCGACAGTGCCCTCAGTGACTCCATCCACACCGTGGCCATGAGCACCAACTCTGTAAGCGTGGCACTCTCTACCTCACACAACCTCGCCTCCTTAGAATCTGTTTCCCTCCATGAAGTTGGCCTAAGCCTAGAACCTGTGGCTGTCTCCTCCATCACCCAGGAGGTTGCTATGGGGACAGGTCATGTAGATGTATCTTCAGACAGTCTTTCTTTTGTACCACCTTCACTGCAAATGGAAGACTCCAATTCAAACAAGGAAAATATGGCAACCTTGTTTACAATTT GGTGCACGCTCTGTGACCGAGCCTATCCCTCAGACTGCCCTGATCACGGACCAGTGACTTTTGTTCCTGACACTCCAATAGAGAGCAGGGCGAGGCTTTCTCTCCCAAAGCAGCTTGTTCTTCGCCAGTCAGTTGTGGGAGCAGAAGTTG GTGTATGGACTGGAGAAACCATTCCTGTGCGGACTTGCTTTGGGCCTCTCATTGGCCAGCAGAGTCACTCCATGGAAGTAGCAGAATGGACAGACAAGGCGGTTAACCATATATGGAAG ATATACCACAACGGTGTCCTAGAATTCTGCATCATTACAACTGATGAAAATGAATGTAATTGGATGATGTTTGTGCGCAAAGCCAG GAACCGGGAAGAACAGAATTTGGTGGCTTATCCCCATGATGGAAAAATCTATTTCTGCACTTCACAAGATATCCCTCCTGAAAATGAACTGCTTTTTTATTACAGCCGGGATTATGCTCAGCAGATTG gtgtTCCTGAACACCCAGATGTGCACCTCTGTAACTGTGGCAAGGAGTGCAATTCCTATACAGAGTTCAAAGCTCACCTTACCAGCCACATCCATAACCATCTTCATAGCCAGGGCCACAGCAGCAGCCATGGACCAAGCCACAGCAAAGAGAGGAAGTGGAAGTGCTCCATGTGCCCCCAggcttttatctctccttccaaaCTTCACGTCCACTTTATGGGTCACATGGGTATGAAGCCCCACAAGTGTGATTTCTGTAGCAAGGCTTTTAGTGATCCCAGTAACCTGCGGACCCACCTCAAGATACATACAG GTCAGAAGAACTACAGATGTACTTTGTGTGACAAGTCTTTCACCCAAAAGGCTCACCTTGAGTCCCACATGGTTATCCACACGGGCGAGAAGAATCTCAAGTGTGATTACTGCGACAAGTTGTTCATGCGGAGGCAGGACCTCAAGCAACACGTACTCATCCACACACA GTTTTTCCTTGTGTTCCTCTTAGAGAGCGCCAGATCAAGTGTCCCAAGTGTGATAAGCTGTTCTTGA
- the PRDM4 gene encoding PR domain zinc finger protein 4 isoform X4 has translation MHHRMNEMNLSPVGMEQLTSSSVSNALPGSGSHLGLAASPTHNAIPAPGLPVAIPNLGPSLSSLPSALSLMLPMGIGDRGVMCGLPERNYTLPPPPYPHLESSYFRTILPGILSYLADRPPPQYIHPNSINVDGNTALSIANNASALDPYQSNGNVGLEPGIVSIDSRSVNTHGAQSLHPSDGHEVALDTTITMENVSRVTSPISTDGMAEELTMDGVAGEHAQIPNGSRSHEPLSVDSVSNNLAADTVGHGGVIPIHGNGLELPVVMETDHIASRVNGMSDSALSDSIHTVAMSTNSVSVALSTSHNLASLESVSLHEVGLSLEPVAVSSITQEVAMGTGHVDVSSDSLSFVPPSLQMEDSNSNKENMATLFTIWCTLCDRAYPSDCPDHGPVTFVPDTPIESRARLSLPKQLVLRQSVVGAEVGVWTGETIPVRTCFGPLIGQQSHSMEVAEWTDKAVNHIWKIYHNGVLEFCIITTDENECNWMMFVRKARNREEQNLVAYPHDGKIYFCTSQDIPPENELLFYYSRDYAQQIGVPEHPDVHLCNCGKECNSYTEFKAHLTSHIHNHLHSQGHSSSHGPSHSKERKWKCSMCPQAFISPSKLHVHFMGHMGMKPHKCDFCSKAFSDPSNLRTHLKIHTGQKNYRCTLCDKSFTQKAHLESHMVIHTGEKNLKCDYCDKLFMRRQDLKQHVLIHTQ, from the exons ATGCATCACAG GATGAATGAAATGAACCTGAGCCCAGTGGGGATGGAGCAGCTGACTTCATCCTCTGTGAGCAATGCCTTGCCAGGCTCAGGGAGTCACCTAGGGTTGGCTGCCTCACCCACTCACAATGCCATCCCTGCCCCAG GCCTGCCAGTGGCAATTCCAAACCTGGGTCCCTCCCTGAGCTCTCTGCCTTCTGCTTTGTCTCTGATGCTCCCAATGGGTATTGGGGATCGAGGGGTGATGTGTGGGTTACCCGAAAGAAACTACACCCTACCTCCACCACCTTACCCCCACCTGGAGAGCAGTTACTTCAGAACCATTCTACCTG GCATTTTATCTTATTTAGCTGACAGACCACCACCTCAGTATATCCACCCTAACTCTATAAATGTTGATGGTAATACAGCATTATCTATCGCCAATAACGCTTCAGCTCTAGATCCCTATCAGTCCAATGGAAATGTTGGATTAGAACCAGGCATTGTTTCAATAGACTCTCGCTCTGTGAACACACATGGTGCCCAAAGTCTTCATCCCAGTGATGGCCATGAGGTGGCCTTGGACACAACAATCACTATGGAGAACGTCTCTAGGGTTACCAGCCCAATCTCTACAGATGGAATGGCAGAAGAGCTTACAATGGACGGAGTTGCAGGCGAGCATGCCCAAATCCCAAATGGCTCCAGAAGTCATGAACCTCTGTCTGTAGATTCTGTGAGCAACAACCTTGCAGCAGACACTGTAGGACATGGTGGTGTGATACCCATTCATGGGAATGGTCTGGAGCTCCCTGTGGTCATGGAGACAGACCACATTGCAAGTCGGGTCAACGGGATGTCCGACAGTGCCCTCAGTGACTCCATCCACACCGTGGCCATGAGCACCAACTCTGTAAGCGTGGCACTCTCTACCTCACACAACCTCGCCTCCTTAGAATCTGTTTCCCTCCATGAAGTTGGCCTAAGCCTAGAACCTGTGGCTGTCTCCTCCATCACCCAGGAGGTTGCTATGGGGACAGGTCATGTAGATGTATCTTCAGACAGTCTTTCTTTTGTACCACCTTCACTGCAAATGGAAGACTCCAATTCAAACAAGGAAAATATGGCAACCTTGTTTACAATTT GGTGCACGCTCTGTGACCGAGCCTATCCCTCAGACTGCCCTGATCACGGACCAGTGACTTTTGTTCCTGACACTCCAATAGAGAGCAGGGCGAGGCTTTCTCTCCCAAAGCAGCTTGTTCTTCGCCAGTCAGTTGTGGGAGCAGAAGTTG GTGTATGGACTGGAGAAACCATTCCTGTGCGGACTTGCTTTGGGCCTCTCATTGGCCAGCAGAGTCACTCCATGGAAGTAGCAGAATGGACAGACAAGGCGGTTAACCATATATGGAAG ATATACCACAACGGTGTCCTAGAATTCTGCATCATTACAACTGATGAAAATGAATGTAATTGGATGATGTTTGTGCGCAAAGCCAG GAACCGGGAAGAACAGAATTTGGTGGCTTATCCCCATGATGGAAAAATCTATTTCTGCACTTCACAAGATATCCCTCCTGAAAATGAACTGCTTTTTTATTACAGCCGGGATTATGCTCAGCAGATTG gtgtTCCTGAACACCCAGATGTGCACCTCTGTAACTGTGGCAAGGAGTGCAATTCCTATACAGAGTTCAAAGCTCACCTTACCAGCCACATCCATAACCATCTTCATAGCCAGGGCCACAGCAGCAGCCATGGACCAAGCCACAGCAAAGAGAGGAAGTGGAAGTGCTCCATGTGCCCCCAggcttttatctctccttccaaaCTTCACGTCCACTTTATGGGTCACATGGGTATGAAGCCCCACAAGTGTGATTTCTGTAGCAAGGCTTTTAGTGATCCCAGTAACCTGCGGACCCACCTCAAGATACATACAG GTCAGAAGAACTACAGATGTACTTTGTGTGACAAGTCTTTCACCCAAAAGGCTCACCTTGAGTCCCACATGGTTATCCACACGGGCGAGAAGAATCTCAAGTGTGATTACTGCGACAAGTTGTTCATGCGGAGGCAGGACCTCAAGCAACACGTACTCATCCACACACA